In a single window of the Flammeovirga agarivorans genome:
- a CDS encoding AAA family ATPase: protein MSTKHVIERIKIARKINKLTQKQMAEKLGVSDTTYKKIELGQQNIEISRLTKIADILNLDLTELFAEVPSKVITFVNQKGGTGKSTLSVITATNLKERHPEKRIAILDLDFQSSSEFVHKISENPLVEVFRVDIHESTSPVVDFLNTLKKVKKECEYVIIDTAGSVVLAQFISAVLSETNLAVVPLELTDLTVHGTLPTITLIEDAASRRKEQSKTFKALAVANKMKANVSELKYRKDLKLGDHIEMMDAYLTSKVTYGRDLSLDRALTNKEVEAFINEIESWV, encoded by the coding sequence ATGAGTACTAAACATGTAATAGAAAGAATAAAAATAGCTCGTAAAATAAATAAACTTACGCAGAAGCAGATGGCTGAAAAGCTTGGCGTATCAGATACTACCTACAAGAAGATCGAGCTGGGGCAACAGAACATTGAAATATCAAGACTTACGAAAATTGCAGATATATTAAACCTAGATTTAACCGAATTATTTGCTGAAGTCCCTTCTAAAGTAATCACTTTTGTAAACCAAAAAGGTGGTACAGGAAAATCAACTCTAAGTGTGATTACTGCAACAAACCTTAAGGAAAGGCATCCTGAAAAACGTATTGCAATCTTAGACTTAGACTTTCAGAGTAGTTCTGAATTTGTTCATAAGATTTCCGAAAATCCCCTGGTAGAGGTTTTTAGAGTAGACATTCACGAATCAACCTCTCCTGTCGTTGACTTCTTAAATACATTAAAGAAAGTAAAGAAGGAATGTGAGTACGTGATTATAGATACAGCAGGATCCGTTGTATTAGCTCAGTTCATCTCAGCGGTACTTTCAGAAACCAATCTAGCAGTCGTTCCTCTTGAGCTGACAGACTTAACCGTTCATGGCACACTGCCAACAATCACTCTGATTGAAGATGCAGCTAGTAGAAGAAAAGAGCAGAGTAAGACTTTCAAAGCACTTGCTGTAGCTAATAAAATGAAAGCTAATGTAAGTGAGTTGAAATACCGTAAAGATTTAAAGCTTGGCGACCATATCGAGATGATGGATGCTTATTTAACATCTAAAGTAACTTATGGTAGAGATCTATCATTAGATCGAGCATTGACAAATAAGGAAGTGGAGGCATTTATAAACGAAATTGAGAGTTGGGTATGA
- a CDS encoding ParB N-terminal domain-containing protein produces MKSLGRLDRLNKIKEDSYEESSEKINAQKELNKQEEELMLVLGGAFPLNVEKITISTELEKYIRQQNELEYMDFFDSVKVEGVRDPIVIFEDPESGETILVDGHHRVKAAKELNIKSLLAKKLNVGSFSEVKLWMLKNQLGRRNLTDGERIFYGLEVTKSIAELAKKKKKTAFLDTSVVSANLHLSREKKIDRMQVAANYANVSRRQTFKFTKILNSGKADLIKKVMGGKVSIHKAYLEVTEENKEKKKPTKKGHEELDKITEKIYNSIKPFLKSHDPNEVLERIKDSIA; encoded by the coding sequence ATGAAATCTTTAGGAAGATTAGATCGATTAAATAAGATAAAGGAAGATAGCTACGAGGAAAGTAGTGAGAAAATAAATGCACAGAAAGAGTTAAATAAACAAGAAGAAGAACTCATGTTAGTGCTTGGGGGAGCTTTCCCTCTGAACGTTGAGAAGATAACAATATCTACAGAACTAGAGAAGTACATAAGGCAGCAGAATGAGCTTGAATACATGGATTTTTTCGACTCTGTAAAGGTAGAGGGAGTTAGGGATCCAATTGTAATTTTCGAGGATCCTGAGTCTGGTGAAACTATCCTTGTTGACGGACATCATAGAGTAAAAGCAGCGAAAGAATTAAACATAAAATCACTGCTTGCAAAGAAGCTAAATGTAGGGTCATTTTCGGAGGTAAAACTATGGATGCTCAAGAACCAATTAGGTAGAAGAAACCTCACAGATGGGGAAAGAATTTTCTACGGATTAGAGGTAACTAAGAGTATTGCAGAATTAGCCAAAAAAAAGAAGAAAACCGCGTTTTTGGATACGTCAGTCGTAAGTGCAAATTTGCACTTATCGAGAGAAAAGAAAATTGACAGGATGCAAGTAGCAGCAAATTATGCTAATGTTTCAAGAAGACAGACCTTCAAATTCACAAAAATTCTCAACTCTGGAAAGGCCGATTTAATTAAGAAAGTAATGGGTGGAAAAGTGTCCATTCACAAGGCGTATTTGGAGGTGACAGAAGAGAATAAAGAGAAGAAAAAACCTACAAAAAAAGGACATGAAGAGTTAGATAAAATCACAGAGAAAATATATAACTCAATCAAGCCCTTTTTAAAATCTCATGATCCTAACGAGGTGCTAGAAAGAATAAAAGATTCTATTGCATAA